Genomic DNA from Mixophyes fleayi isolate aMixFle1 chromosome 7, aMixFle1.hap1, whole genome shotgun sequence:
ATGCCTAAATTCATAATGAACTTTATTTTCTGGTTTTCAATCCATAGGGATTTTCATCTTTTGTTCTTCTATCTATAGCTGTCTTCATAATCAAATTTGTTATCCATAGTCTTCCTTCCATTATTCCtttggaaaaagaaagaaaaccctCTGACAACTAATGACTTGCTCAAAGGAAATTGACAGGCCGGGGACCTGTCCACAAATGATGATTTTTATAGCCTGGAGTGAGAAAAACCCGGCCTGCATTGACTACTTGCATATTGACCACAATGTACAATTATACAATGTATTCCATTCATAATCCACtttagtttttaattattttatacaccAGTCATTATCATCAAGTATGTAGATGTATTGTTACACAGTATGTTGAACTGCATCTATCTAAACatacgtgcaactcaaaatacagaggTAAGAATGCAATTTTGCAGCCTGTATTTTACGTACAAGTCCCAGCCACCAATTTGCCTTCAACAGAAAATGTCAGtttgtttataaaacaaaaccatataTACTCTACACCCTGACCATATCTAATGAAGCCTATGGATAAGTCCCTAGTAAACTGATGACTAGCGTCTCTCCCTCATTTATCTCATTAACACAATCCATGACACTAATAACTACAGTTTTGCAGTGAGAATTCAGTTGAACAGTTTTCCAATATTATTCACAAAATAGAGAGGGAAATTAAATAAACTCGTGCATTTAATTAGAacgaaaaaatggggatgttatGTCGCAATTTCTTTTCCATACAACAATAAAGATTTCAATGTAAGTGAATATGTATTATACACCAATCGTTACTTTTAAGAAGGCCAGATTGAATGACTTACATTTTTATGTCTTTCTTTAGCGGGCTATATAATCATGGCACAGCTATTTATTAAGTCAGTGCGGTTCAGAGCTATATATGCACAGTTATCGGTACGGATATGGAAATCAAAAGAGCTATGTAGAGCCACCTTCACTGCACGTGAAATGACATCATCATATTTGTTGTCTTCCATAAAGAAACCACAGATACAaagcacacacatgttctgtacATCTGCACCTCCTGACATAAAGACTGAAGACGACACTAAGAACTTTAATTTGATCTACAAGTTTCCTGGAATACAGTACTGCAGGGCTATTTCCAGACTCAAACTTCTGCAGACAACCTTGACTGTGTTGCTAATTCCAcctatttattattactatttacaaGGGCAACTCTCACAGTTTACTGTTGTTTATTTCACCGGAACTGCTGTTTTTGCTGGTTTCATGCTGTACAGCCTCAGCTATTACCTTCGGAGAATTATTGGGATGATTTATGTGGATGATGATGTTACAACGTTGAAGGTTTCCTACCTGACATTTTGGGGAAACAGAAGAAATCTTTTTGTTCCAGTTGAAGATGTTAAAAAACTATCAGAAACTGGAGACGGCAAGAGGGAACTTATCTTTCAGTTTGGCAGATACAGTAGTCCAGATGTTCTCTACTTCACAACTCGCTTTGGCCAGATTTTGGATAGAGAAAAATTTACTTTCATATTTGGAGAGATAAAATGAGTCGCTGTTAATTGTATTGATCTAGATAAACTGTCAGCTGTTGTCTAGATGGCAGAAAACAGTATGTGTTCTATAAATAAATTTGGTTATGTATACTGTTTTAAATTGAGTAGTTATCACTTAACCATTTGCTTCATctcaataatatattatttgtaagtaaCCACATTTACCATATGACTAAGAAAATTAATTTACTGGCAGTACCCAAGTTTTGCCAAAGTGAATTATTGAGGCCCACTAGAATGGTATAGTAACCAATTTTGGGATGCAACTCtattcttttattgttttacACCAGACTATAATCTTTTACATTTTGCTGTTTATATCAACAGCATTTAAAGCACAAGTAGtttcagttctctgtacagctctgcggaatcagtggcgctatataaataaatggtgatt
This window encodes:
- the TMEM186 gene encoding transmembrane protein 186 is translated as MAQLFIKSVRFRAIYAQLSVRIWKSKELCRATFTAREMTSSYLLSSIKKPQIQSTHMFCTSAPPDIKTEDDTKNFNLIYKFPGIQYCRAISRLKLLQTTLTVLLIPPIYYYYLQGQLSQFTVVYFTGTAVFAGFMLYSLSYYLRRIIGMIYVDDDVTTLKVSYLTFWGNRRNLFVPVEDVKKLSETGDGKRELIFQFGRYSSPDVLYFTTRFGQILDREKFTFIFGEIK